Genomic segment of Drosophila willistoni isolate 14030-0811.24 chromosome 2L unlocalized genomic scaffold, UCI_dwil_1.1 Seg139, whole genome shotgun sequence:
aaatcaattataaTATTCCATGTGTTAGAAGAGATCTAcagaatttgaatttgaattcattatattgtaaacaaaattatttaattaacaattaggacatttccttttcttcttCAAAAACTATAATGTCTCGAATCAAATTACTTAAATTGTTGGAGAGTCCTTTTATAGCTTTTGAATATTGATTAACTCATTGAGTTACCCATCGGATGTAATAAATAATAGGTTATTAAATAGGagaagaaaaagtttttttatatattaaaaaatgcTTACGCCTCCCTTGTGAGTGAATGAACAAATATAAGTGAATAAGTTTACTAAACTTGTTCTTTTACTCACTCAACTGACTCGTTCACTGGCTCACTTTAATTTCTTGAAAGACCTCTtttattaaattcaaataatgTTAACATTTCTCCTTGTGGCTATATACACAGATTTCTCATCACTACCaacataattttgtttttagccCTGCGCATGCTCCTCTCATTTGGCCAAAAATGGCTTTAATAGAGAAATACCAAACAAACGACTGGCAGTTCGTGTCGTGTTTTGAGGGACAGCAACAGGACAGgacgacgacaacaaaaacattcGAGTCGAAAGTCTTCTTATCAATTCAGGATTGAAAACGCAGCACGTAAACATAGCAAATTAATCCCGTTCTGTCCATCATCAaaataagcagcagcagccgcagcaccATCTAAAGGATATAAAATACCAACAAATTACAAGGACATGTGTCTATATTTGGGAGTCATGGAACATTTGGTCGACGTTGTCGCCTATTGTGTGTGCCGTGTGCTGGAACTATCATTGTTCACCGTAATTATGATTTTTGGCTCGACCAAATCGAAATTAGAATTGACTGATGACCACCAATGACCCAATCAAAATAACAATAGGATGAGGCTAAGCCGTGTGTAAGATGATTTCAATTTGATATAAGCGAAagacttttctatattcaatAACTAACTACATACACATAAGTAACATATACAACTACATATATGCATAATGCTATTTAATACGTAAAtgtaaaacaaacaaaaaataaaaaagaattatatGTAGAATAAATTTATGTGTGTAtaaagttttttgttgttgttttgttattgATACTCTTGGGCAGAGGGTATAATGAAATTCTGGAAGCTTTtgtaataaaaagaaacaagtgCATTTTGGACTATATATgctatgcatgtatgtatgtatctattcTTGGTCAGCATCAGATCTAAGAAGCATGagatataaaaaattattcgttaacCACAAACGTTTCCATTATCCCCGACGGAACTACCATTCAATATTGCTTCATCGGGGTGGAAAAGCCACCTAAAGTCGGGGTTCGAACCCGAGATGAACAGAATTGTATATTAGTAGGTATCCACTGAGCCATCAACTAGGTGTCCATGGCTATCTGTTTGACTAAGAATATTGTTCAAAAAGGTAAGTTTAGTTCTTGAGTAAGGCTATGGCtgccataggaacaatcggtgaaAAATTAGCCATGTTAACCAATTATGTACTTTTTTATGATAGTTTAATAAAACTCAAAATTTTAGCGCTATTTTGAGATTGCCTTCTTTTCCTAAGTTTTTTAATCATCTCATATGATAATTTCCTTGAGAACAAGATATGTAATATAAGACAATTGAATTTAAGTagtctttaaaaaaaaaaccaaatccgGATGAAATGATGAGTGCAGCCAAACATAACGATGATTCAGCTGATTGCCAGGACGATGACGAAGATGATGAAGACGATGAGGAGGATGGCAGTGTGGAGGAAGATGATGAAGCCGGAGGAGCAGTACGTAAGATAAGGCCTAAAATCTTTAGATACCAGAATATGATATATTAAAGACGTGGACAATTGAATTTAAGTAgtcttttaaaaaaaagatcCTGCTTACAATTTATTTAGGGTTTAGTCCAAACTTTGTTTATAGCCAAATAAATTATACAACCTAAGATCCAATCTGTAGCAGTCGGGCTGCTTACTAGATCGTAATTAAAATTCAGCACCGAAACTTATAAGGAACAAGGTTTGGATTCTTCGGTTTAACAGTTTTAGGAATGAGTATAAAGGGAcgttttgaaaagtttttgtgaTGACTATAAAAGAATGAAATACATTAACCATTAGATAGAGACAGAAAACTTGGAACAAGTCCGCAAGGtctttcatatatatattttgttgaaCTTTTGTGTAGCTTTCTTAAATTCCAACTAGTGAGTCTGAAAAAATGACTCCAATTTCAATTACTACATACTTTATAGTGAAAATcttgatatttttctaaatCCCGTCATGACAAAGAATCCTTTTATGACAAAGAACATTTAACTTTAtaagaagaaacatttttaaagaGTCCTAACTATCCGTCTTGCATAATGTGTTTAATGCTTTTTACTTTGATTCATTTTATTACCTTGAGGTGAAGTAGAAGAATTTAGGCAAGAAATTGTTAGAGTATGTCAACTTCGTCTGAACTAAAGTTGGCTTCCTTTGATATTTTGGCTACAAGTGCGAAATTGGTATTATGGGCCATAATTTAGTTGGATTGTTGgacttaagttgtttacattgttttgttgtttttggttttctttttttttcacaagATGATAAAGTATCGACTGGGGCTTACATGTCCTATTTCTGCTCCAACTCCAATGCGAGTCCTTTAGAACAAAGCAATTGCGATTGCTCTCCTCTAACTGTTTGTCTGCCTGTCTGTATTTATGTAGTTGTTTACAGCCGTTGGCTTTGcataaatttattcaaattgtACGTGCAAATGGGAGCCATAACGTTTATTACCCATTTTTTGGTTTAGGTAAAGTCAAAGTAGGTTAGGCCAAATACGTTTAAACACATGTCTATTCTCATTCATTCAATTCTAAATCTCTCACTCAAAGCAGACagaaacaaatacaaatcTCGTAactagtttttgttgtttcaaaaaggaacttaaatacatacattttttcgtttcgtttcgacCAAAACTGTATTTGCCAAAATTCTATCATGGACAATGTGCCACAAAATCCCCACATGGATAAACCAAATATTCAGGTAGATAGCGTCGTCTATGATTATATGAAATATCCCAATAACAAATCAGTGAAGCTGGGCAAACGGTCTAAACTAGGCAAATCGCATATGGTGGATAAAAGGGTTTCCTTCAAACATGTTGTGGAAATTATCTCCTTTAATGATAACTGGAAAATGCAAATGAGCGAGAGTCAATTGTCCTCGGAAGAAGATCAGGTAACTGAGACTGATAAGGTAAATCTCAAAAAGGATCCCATATCTAATCCCCATATTTTCCCACTCCCGCAGGGCAAGCGTTCAATGTTACAGCGCAACTACTAAAACAAATGAATATCTAAGCAGCGGA
This window contains:
- the LOC6638278 gene encoding uncharacterized protein LOC6638278, coding for MCLYLGVMEHLVDVVAYCVCRVLELSLFTVIMIFGSTKSKLELTDDHQ
- the LOC6638277 gene encoding uncharacterized protein LOC6638277 isoform X2, with translation MDNVPQNPHMDKPNIQLGKRSKLGKSHMVDKRVSFKHVVEIISFNDNWKMQMSESQLSSEEDQGKRSMLQRNY
- the LOC6638277 gene encoding uncharacterized protein LOC6638277 isoform X1, which gives rise to MDNVPQNPHMDKPNIQVDSVVYDYMKYPNNKSVKLGKRSKLGKSHMVDKRVSFKHVVEIISFNDNWKMQMSESQLSSEEDQGKRSMLQRNY